In Stieleria varia, one genomic interval encodes:
- a CDS encoding calcium-binding protein: MSHVLKSFTFANIALLVAAHFASAGVSIDRDDRVLIVSVDDPANEVQIVDFFGDIRVDITRYDTATIDFGQVSGRRDRTFSYGDIDRVEVFAESFETRVLYLCDKPVSVVLGDGRNNLEVFGASDVQVLGGDGPDFITIYDCENVDIDCGDSVALGNNSEFSTDLVYVLGARQAVVDGGAGDDTIRCGFLDNYREASYLLDGVEFALSLDAELPGRYIVRGGEGDDDIIGAEDRANVGSQMFFYGDDGDDHLTGAQQCYNRLDGGADDDVLVGGKMRDALYGRDGADQLIGCQENRYEPFSGGDGNPVNDGFDDEMHGGSGPDRFYGEIAETRTQLVTEKRIRFQLDRRTGKLVAKSYNASVLKRVEVVIETEKISDLKPTEGDENIRTVLN; encoded by the coding sequence ATGTCTCACGTCCTCAAATCGTTCACGTTTGCCAACATCGCTCTGCTGGTTGCCGCTCACTTTGCCAGTGCGGGTGTCAGCATCGACCGTGATGACCGCGTACTGATCGTGTCGGTAGATGATCCGGCAAACGAAGTTCAAATCGTAGATTTCTTTGGCGACATTCGTGTCGACATCACGAGATACGACACTGCGACGATCGATTTCGGCCAAGTTTCTGGTCGCCGAGATCGCACTTTCTCGTATGGCGACATCGATCGAGTAGAAGTCTTCGCCGAATCGTTTGAGACTCGCGTGCTGTATTTGTGCGACAAACCAGTCTCCGTGGTGCTTGGTGATGGCCGGAATAACCTGGAAGTATTTGGAGCCAGTGATGTCCAGGTGCTGGGAGGCGACGGCCCCGACTTCATCACGATTTATGACTGTGAGAATGTGGACATTGACTGCGGTGACTCCGTGGCATTAGGTAACAACTCGGAATTCAGTACCGACTTGGTTTACGTTTTAGGCGCACGTCAAGCAGTCGTTGATGGAGGAGCCGGTGATGACACCATCCGCTGCGGTTTCTTAGATAATTATAGAGAAGCAAGCTATCTGCTTGATGGCGTAGAATTCGCACTTTCATTGGACGCCGAACTCCCTGGTCGCTACATCGTCCGCGGCGGAGAGGGTGACGACGATATCATTGGTGCCGAAGATCGGGCGAACGTCGGCAGCCAAATGTTTTTCTATGGCGACGATGGGGATGATCACTTGACCGGTGCCCAGCAGTGTTACAACCGTCTCGATGGTGGTGCCGACGATGACGTACTCGTCGGTGGAAAAATGCGAGATGCGCTCTATGGCCGTGACGGTGCCGACCAGTTGATCGGATGCCAGGAAAACAGATATGAACCGTTCAGTGGTGGAGATGGAAATCCCGTGAACGACGGATTCGACGACGAAATGCATGGTGGATCGGGACCAGACCGTTTCTATGGCGAGATTGCCGAAACACGCACCCAACTCGTAACAGAAAAACGGATTCGATTCCAATTGGATCGACGCACCGGAAAGTTGGTCGCAAAGTCATACAACGCTTCGGTGCTCAAGCGTGTCGAGGTGGTCATCGAAACAGAAAAGATCAGTGACCTGAAGCCAACCGAGGGCGATGAAAACATCCGGACGGTCCTTAACTGA